The Halotia branconii CENA392 region GATGATGGGGAAAACTTCTCAGTTTCAAAAGATGGGAGCGAATCTGTAACAAAGCGTACACAGATGGCTTCAGAAGGTGTAATTGAAAATTTTTGGACAATCACCCCTGGCGATCCAGGTGGTAAATATAAAATACAAGTTTACATTGATCAGCGTCTGATTGCTTCTTTTGAGTTTGAAGTTATTTCTCTAAGAAGATAACAATTTAATATCCTGGTTTGAATACTAAAAATCGAGGATTTCTCTCATGTTTGGGAGAAATTCTTTTTCTATAAGTTGTTATGGAAAAAACAATAGGTAGCGCTCACAAAAATGTTGCAAACTACTTATGTAAACATTTTGGCAACTGTCTCTATCATAATAAATAACCAATGAGAAAAATTAGGAAAACCAATAAAATTATAATGCTCGTAGAAAGAGCAAGCTGCATCATCTTTGGCATCGACTACTACAGCTATAGTAGCTATTTCACTTTTTAGGCTGCGATAGAGTGCATCCATTAATAGTATCTCTCCTAACCCTTTTTTTCGGTGATTTTGATCAACTGCTAATCTACCTAAAAGAGTTGCAGGAACAATAGGATATTTTGGCAAATTTTTACTTAACTCTATTGGTAACTCTTCAAATTTAATACTTGTTGATGAAAGTGTGTAATAACCAGCAATGATACCAGAATTTTTTTCTACTAAAACAAAGGGAGCAGCTACGCGTTTACGGGCATCTTGTCTAGCTTGCTGTTTTAGATAACGATCTAAGATTTCAATACCACAAGAAAAAGCCGCCCGATCATGCTTGCCTAGCGGCTCTATTAAATAATTATCAAAAGTCTCAAGTAACGCCACTTAAACACCCATATTTTGTTTATAGCGTTGAGCAGCAGCTTTTAATTTTGCACTTGGTTCTGGTGGATTGAGGAGTGCTTCCACAAAAACTTCTTGGTCTTTTCTGCTTAAGATCATCATTTCATTTTCCTGGATAACTTGGTTAGCAGCATTGAGAAGGCTACTAATTACGAAATCTGTTAAAGTTCTACCCTGAATTTTTGCTGCACGTTGAAACAATTCTTTTTGCTCTTTACTGATCCGTGCTTCCAAACGTTCAGCTTTAGATTGCTTGGATTTTTCTTGGCTGCTTTTAGCCACCGTGTCAGCCATAATAGCCTCTATATTAATCATATATATTTTGTGTACGGCAATTAGCCATACAAATTAATAATAGCACGAAATTTAGCGATCACCTTTCAACTCTTAACTTAACGGTAAGCTAATAAAAGTACCCAGTCACAATAAAAGTAGTAATAGTAGTGGGTGAATAGTAATGAGTCCAGAACAAGAGTTATTAACCAAGTGGCGTTCCCTTCCACAAGACAAACAGGAGTAAGTTTTAGATTTTGTTGAATTTCTTCACTTGAAAACTTCTGCGAATAAAACTCCTTTGGGAGAACGGTTACGCCAAATTCGCTCTAAGATTGTTGCTGATGGTGAACCTTTATTAAGTCGAGATGAAATAGAAAAAGAAATTGCTAGTCTTCGCGGAGGATTGCAGGAAACTGACGCATGAAGATAAGGGACTTACGTGAAAATAAAGTATCAGTAAACCGAGTTTCGACTGCGCTCA contains the following coding sequences:
- a CDS encoding GNAT family N-acetyltransferase, which gives rise to MALLETFDNYLIEPLGKHDRAAFSCGIEILDRYLKQQARQDARKRVAAPFVLVEKNSGIIAGYYTLSSTSIKFEELPIELSKNLPKYPIVPATLLGRLAVDQNHRKKGLGEILLMDALYRSLKSEIATIAVVVDAKDDAACSFYEHYNFIGFPNFSHWLFIMIETVAKMFT
- a CDS encoding DUF1778 domain-containing protein, whose product is MINIEAIMADTVAKSSQEKSKQSKAERLEARISKEQKELFQRAAKIQGRTLTDFVISSLLNAANQVIQENEMMILSRKDQEVFVEALLNPPEPSAKLKAAAQRYKQNMGV